Part of the Desulfurococcus sp. genome is shown below.
GCTCTGGAGGAAGGGTATATTCCACCCGTTCTCATGGATCATTAGCGTGTTAGCGAAGGTCTTCCGAAGCTTCATTAAGGTCTCACTGTAAGGCCACAGCCATGCTGCATCAATGTGAGCATGCCCGAATACTATGACTTCTCCTATCTTAGGGTACTTTTCACGGAGAGTCTTCAACTCCTCCTCGAAAACCTTTGAAGCTGTATCTATGACTTCATCTGCTCGTGAAGCCTCTTGATCCTCGATGTCTCTGTAGACTCCCATGAGCACTGGGATACCATACACGTTCGACGTGTACTCTCGATCCCATCGTGCACCAAGTACTTCAAGGCCCTCGAATATTGCTTGGGCACCTGTGACCTGCAGTATTGATGGAACTACGTCTACGTGCTGAAGGGCTTTGGAGAGAGCTGCAAGTATGTCGTTTTTTAATGGGTCTCCTATAGACTCAGCCAGCCGGAGAGCTTCAATCATCCCTATAGCTAGTGAGAGCCCTTTCCAGTTAGCCCCGATGAGAAGTGAATTATTGAAGCTAAATATCCAGGGGCTACCTCCCTGCGACCCAGTAGCATAGGCTTCTAGGGTAATAGAGTGTCTCCCGCTCTTAACGACAGCGAGACCGCGGTTAGCCTCGACGCCGTGGACTACACTCCCGTCGATTCTCAGTAAGCCTTCACCACTTATAGATACCTTAAGTAGCCACGTTAATTCCCCGGCATCCTCGAGGTCTAGATTTGCCTCGAAGATCATTACCTTGCCTGGCAGTGTCCTCGTAGAGAATGGTAGATCAATCTCCTGGTTTAGATTTCTTAAAAACCACCTTGAGATCCTGCGGACTCTTTTAACGCTTAATCCGGCTAGATCCAGTATTCTCCTTCGTACTTCATGGTACGTATACGGATTCATACCGTTGCCCAGCCGTCAACACTGTCTTAACCAAGTTAAGTTTAATGCTGGATGCATTTATATATCCGTGGGGGCTTTAGGAATCCTCGAGTAAAACCTTCAGCATTAACCTCTAACAAGACGAGAATAAAGGGTTTCTAATTTAAAAGAACTTAGAGCGTAAGCTTTAAGTCGATCTATCCTCCCTGTAGAATAGCCTGCCTAGACTAGATGGTGGAGCGTAAATGCGTCGTAGTCTCGTTGCCCCGTAGAGCACCATGACCCCTAGGGTTGCAGCGAAAGGTATTAGTTTAGCTACATCTACTGGTATACCTGCTACAGCCTGCAATCTAATACTGTACTCTACGAGACCCCCGAAAAATAGTGATAAGGGGATTAAGTGGAGGGGGCGTCTGCCACTTGCAAGTGCTATTGTGAAGGCGAGCCAACCGTATCCAAGCCTATACAGCTGTATATCCCAGTATCTCTGCCAGGCCAGCGGGTAGAGTGCTGAACCCACTCCTAGAATATAGAATCCTAGAGCACCAGCTATAATCCTTGTCTTCAAGACATCCACTCCCAGGGATGATGCTGCATGAGGATTCTCACCACAGGCTTTAATGGAGGCTCCCAGCGTAGTCTTCTCGAGGAGCACGTGGGCTGTAAGCCCCCAGGTAAGAACTAATATTAATGGAGTTAGTAGCGATGTATACCCGTGGGGCAAGGTATAGGGTTCTATACTTCCAGTATACTGGCGGGTAGGATAACCTATCATTACGCCTAGACCATACCCTACAAACTGTAGTGAGAGTCCTAGGGCACCATGGTTAACGGGTAGTGCGGTGAGAGTCCATGCCATGAAGACTCCTATAAGTGATGTAAGCACCCCGGTTAGCAGTATAGCTGCTAGCGCTGGGAGAGCGCTCTCGAATCCCAGGGGTGAGAGGTAGTTGTAGAGGCTTACAGCCAGGCTTACAGCTATCCCAGTTGAAAGAAAGAAAACGCCGTCAATAGCTAGGTTCAGCACACCTGATCTCTCCATGAGGCTGTGGCCTAAGGAGACAAGGTATAGTGTTGCAAATGCAGCGAGCAAGGGTTCAGGATTAAAGTCGAGCATTCATGCTACCTCCATGACACCTGGTACTCCTGTAGGAATCTCGTTAAAGTGTAGATTGAGAGGATTAAGCCTGTCAGCAGAAGCGACTGTTCTAGTCCACCTAAACCACTTATCTGAAGCCTCGCACCCGCCACCCTCAGCGAGGCCATGATGTATGCTGAGAACGGTATCAACTTGAAGTCTAGTGATGAAAGCCAGACAACTAGTATTGCCAGGTAGCCGTAGCCAGCTGACTGGGCTTCAATAGGATAGCTGAGCCTGAGCGAGTAGGATAGCACGTAGAATGCTGAAGTGAAGCCGATGATAGCTCCTGATAAAGCCATAGTTAGAATTATTGTTGACTTAACACTTAACCCCGTGCTCTCAAGATACTCTGGGCTCGAGCCTAGTATCCTTGCTCTAAGCCCTATCTGGGTCTTATTAAGCAGATACCATGTTGCAGCCGCCGTGGTAGCTAACGCAAGCATCCAGGGCAGGTAGTATATGGATTGATAAATAAAGCCTGCTAGTATGCTGGCAACCGGGCTCCCTGCACTCATCGATAACGGTAGATTCAAGTAGAGCCTGTATGCAGTTGGAATTTCATCAGTCCTCAGGTACCCGTAGACATGCCTCCCCTTTAAGGGGCCTGAGACAAGCGCGTCTATGATGTAGTATGCAATGTAGTTTAAGACTATTGTGGCGGGTACTTCATCAATACCGAGGACAGCCTTCAGGAAACCGGCTATCGAAGCCCAGAGAGCTCCAGCAGCTGCTGCTAGAACTATGGATGCAATTATAGTGGAGGCTGCGTGAACCAGGGAAGCGGGTTCCGGTGCGATACACGTAGTTAACAGTATTACAGGTAGAGATGAAATAAAGAATTGTCCTTCAGCTCCAATATTCCAGATCGAACCCTTGAATGGTATTAGCAGAGCATACCCGAGCATTGAGAGAACAATGAAGTCGACGAGTATTGAAGGAGATGTAAATGATACTAGAATAGTGCCGGCAGCCTCTAGGAGGCTAACACCCTGAGAGCTTAGTAAGCCTGCTAGTATAGCTGTGCCTAGTGTCAGAGAGAGAATACTTGTTAACACGGCTCCATGCTTTACTGGCTCCCTCCTCTTGACTACTGTAAACCTCACAGCTAGGACACCATGAGGTGCTCGATTAAGTTTCTATCAATAGACTCTTTGTTGAAGGGGCCGTAGAGCACCCCGGTATTCATTACGTACACCGTATCGCTCAACTGGAGTAATTCATCCAGGTCTTCGCTTGCTAGTAGAACTCCAACCCCCCTGCTACGGGCTTTCTCCTTGATTGCTCTTCGCACTAGTATAGCTGAAGCTTCATCTAAGGCTCTTGTTGGATTATACGCTATTAGCGCGCATCTACTGTACTCTAGCTCACGTCCTATAATAACTTTCATTATATTGCCTCCCGAAAGCGTCTTCAAGGGGACGTCAACGCTGCTAGCTAGGACGTTATACTTCTCTAGAATCCTTGCAGCCAGTCTTCTAGCTTGATCCCACTTCACCCTCAGGCTATCCTTCTGGAATAATACAGCGATATTCTCGAGAATCGTATTGTCGAGTGAAGCTCCATCCCGTAGAGGGGAGTCCGGGATATAGCCGACGCCAAGCCTCCTGACCACGCCTACACCTTTATTCGTTACATCCAGCCTATCTATGACTACACGCCCTTCTACAGCCTGCTCTAACCCGACGATAGCTCTTAGAAGCTCTCTCTGCCCACTACCAGATACACCGGCTATGCCTGCAATTTCACCTCTTCTGACGGCTAAGCTGGCGTTTCTAACTACTGTTCTCCCATGCCTATCTACTACTGTTAGATTCTCTACACTAATACACTGCTCACTCTGCACGCTACTAGGAGTGGAGTCGCTGCCTGCTGCCTCTATGCTTCCTCCGTTAAACATTAACTTGCGTATTCTCTCAACTGACGCCTCCTCTCTACTTAGAATGCCTGCAAGACTACCCCGTTTCAAGACTGCTATTCTATCCGCTACTTCCAGAGCCTCACTGATCTTATGTGTTACAACCAGGATTGAACCACCATTCCTCTTAAATGCTTCTAGCATAGTGTAGAATCCACGCTTCTCTCTTAAGGGGATGTACGTTAAAGCCTCATCAATTAATACTAGCCTGGCATCCAGGAGTATTGCTCTAAGCATTTCAACAGCCTGCTTTTGAGTGTAAGTGAGCTCCCATGCTTCTACATCCAGATCCACCTTCAACCCTATCTTCCCACTTACCTCTTCAACCAAGCTATCTATTCTCGAGGAGCTGTACAGCTTGTTAGCTTTAAGAGCGCTTAAAGCGATCGCGAGATTCTCTCTCACTGTTAATCTATCTATTAGCTGAGGTACCTGGGACACCATTACAATACCTCTCCTAATAGCATCCAGAGGCTTATAGAATACTACTCTCTCTGAGTCAACGTATAGTTCTCCTTCACTTGGAGTGTAGACTCCGTATAGTATCTTCACGAGCGTCGATTTTCCCGCTCCATTCTCACCTAGGATAACTAGTGTTTCCCCTCTATACACATCCATGCTAATGTTGTTTAGGGCTACAATACCACCTGGGAAGACCTTCGAGATATTCCTCACGGAAACCAGTGGTTTCTCGTGCAGCATGTTCTTCAAGCTGGCACTCTCTACGCCTACCCCACTACGCTTGCTAACCACCTGCTGCACGGCTACCCGCCCAGCTTAATGCTTGATCACCCAGGGTAGGAAGTAGTCCATAGTCCATAGGTCTTGATGACTAGCCCTGTACCCTGAGGGGAAGGATACCACTGTGCCGGCGGCTCTACCCTTACAGTATGATGATACAGCTGCGTCAGGCGGGAATATACAGTAGGCTTCGAACGGGCCTGTGAATGGATCGAAGACGGGTGCGATAAGGTATGGTTTTACCCCTATCCTGCCACCCCAGTTCAAGCTTATTGATGTGACATTCTCATAGACGTGTGCTATCGAGACCCCTTGGAAGGGGAGGGTGGCGTAGGCTCCCTTCATTTCCCAGTATCTCTTCAATACGAGATCGTAGACGCTTAGCTTCTCACCAGTTAGCTTATCTCTAACTTCTATGCTCCTCAGTAGATTAATGTACCTCGGGTTTACTGCTATAATGCTCCCATTCTCTGCTACATCAGCTCCAAGTTCTACCGCCCCTGTGTTCAAGAGGTACCAGTAGTCTACTTTATCAAGGTTATCTGGCCTGTAGATCCCTGCTTTAACCTTGAGTAGTATGTCAGCGTATATTACCTCCCATCTAACAAGCTGGCCGCTCACCACGTAGTTAGGGCCGTATTTAAGCATGGGCCCATAGTGGCTGAACACATATATATTGTTAGCTTCAGCGTATTCTACTATAGCTGTTGAATCCTCCGTGAAGGCGAGGACATCTACATTGAACACTGTTCTCAGCGTTTCAGCAGCCTGCCTGGCTTTATCCGGCGAGTACCAGGCTCCAATCTCTATGACGTGTACTGTGATATTCTTACCTAGCTGCTCACCGACTTCTCTAGCACCTATCGCGAAGGCATTTATGTGTCTCACCACCTCGGGTATGAGGAATGCCGCTATGTAGCCTATCCTGCCTGTTCTAGTGAGAGCTCCAGCAATCAACCCATTCAAATAGTATACCTGGTAGAGATCCGCGAAGTATGTTCCAACATTAGGAGCCCTCTTGTACCCAGAGCAGTGGAAGAACATTACATTAGGGTATTTTCTCGCAGCTTCTATGGTTTTATCCATGTACTCGAAGCTCGTCGTGAAGATCACGTTGTAGCCTTGAGCTACTAGCTCATCTATTCTCGCGATGAGTTGATCCTCTGGTACTGATTCAATATATGTTGTTTCAAGCCAGTCACTGAAGAGAGCGGCTACGTACCTCCTAGCTACATCATGCATGTACGACCATCCAGCGTCACCTACAGGCCCAATGTAGATCCATGCAGCCCTCACTTTCTCTGGGGGAGAGTAGCCTGGTTTATACACTACTGGGGCTGCTACCTGCCCCAGCGTAAATCCTGTTAAGCCAGCTACAAGTGATGCAACTACGAGCAAGGCTATTATGGAAGTAGTTCTCATGGCTTCATCACAGTCAATAGGATTAGTAGCTGAGAGTATATGGAGTGTATACATTACTTTCACATAACTCTCAGCGTGGGGTCAAGGCTTAATGTTTCATTACTTATGTTGAAAAGGCTGCACGGTATTGTAGCCTCATATTAAAGGGTTAAGGGTGAAACATGTTTAGAGGTGCCTGCACATGGTGTTTGATGGCATTAGGAATGCTTTAGCTAGGTTTCTAAAGGGAGGCGACTACGAGAAAAGCGTAGAGGAATTCATGAGAGAGTTTCAGAAGGAGCTTGTGAAAGCCGACGTTAATCTTAAATTAGCTATGGAGCTCTCCAGCAGAATAAAGGAGAGAGCTCTTAAATCAGAGCCACCTCCAGGCGTTAGCAGGAGAGAGTGGTTTATTACAATCGTCTACGAGGAGCTCACTAAGCTCCTCGGCGGCGAGAG
Proteins encoded:
- a CDS encoding ABC transporter permease, whose translation is MLDFNPEPLLAAFATLYLVSLGHSLMERSGVLNLAIDGVFFLSTGIAVSLAVSLYNYLSPLGFESALPALAAILLTGVLTSLIGVFMAWTLTALPVNHGALGLSLQFVGYGLGVMIGYPTRQYTGSIEPYTLPHGYTSLLTPLILVLTWGLTAHVLLEKTTLGASIKACGENPHAASSLGVDVLKTRIIAGALGFYILGVGSALYPLAWQRYWDIQLYRLGYGWLAFTIALASGRRPLHLIPLSLFFGGLVEYSIRLQAVAGIPVDVAKLIPFAATLGVMVLYGATRLRRIYAPPSSLGRLFYREDRST
- a CDS encoding BMP family ABC transporter substrate-binding protein — its product is MRTTSIIALLVVASLVAGLTGFTLGQVAAPVVYKPGYSPPEKVRAAWIYIGPVGDAGWSYMHDVARRYVAALFSDWLETTYIESVPEDQLIARIDELVAQGYNVIFTTSFEYMDKTIEAARKYPNVMFFHCSGYKRAPNVGTYFADLYQVYYLNGLIAGALTRTGRIGYIAAFLIPEVVRHINAFAIGAREVGEQLGKNITVHVIEIGAWYSPDKARQAAETLRTVFNVDVLAFTEDSTAIVEYAEANNIYVFSHYGPMLKYGPNYVVSGQLVRWEVIYADILLKVKAGIYRPDNLDKVDYWYLLNTGAVELGADVAENGSIIAVNPRYINLLRSIEVRDKLTGEKLSVYDLVLKRYWEMKGAYATLPFQGVSIAHVYENVTSISLNWGGRIGVKPYLIAPVFDPFTGPFEAYCIFPPDAAVSSYCKGRAAGTVVSFPSGYRASHQDLWTMDYFLPWVIKH
- a CDS encoding ABC transporter permease; this encodes MRFTVVKRREPVKHGAVLTSILSLTLGTAILAGLLSSQGVSLLEAAGTILVSFTSPSILVDFIVLSMLGYALLIPFKGSIWNIGAEGQFFISSLPVILLTTCIAPEPASLVHAASTIIASIVLAAAAGALWASIAGFLKAVLGIDEVPATIVLNYIAYYIIDALVSGPLKGRHVYGYLRTDEIPTAYRLYLNLPLSMSAGSPVASILAGFIYQSIYYLPWMLALATTAAATWYLLNKTQIGLRARILGSSPEYLESTGLSVKSTIILTMALSGAIIGFTSAFYVLSYSLRLSYPIEAQSAGYGYLAILVVWLSSLDFKLIPFSAYIMASLRVAGARLQISGLGGLEQSLLLTGLILSIYTLTRFLQEYQVSWR
- a CDS encoding ATP-binding cassette domain-containing protein, with the translated sequence MQQVVSKRSGVGVESASLKNMLHEKPLVSVRNISKVFPGGIVALNNISMDVYRGETLVILGENGAGKSTLVKILYGVYTPSEGELYVDSERVVFYKPLDAIRRGIVMVSQVPQLIDRLTVRENLAIALSALKANKLYSSSRIDSLVEEVSGKIGLKVDLDVEAWELTYTQKQAVEMLRAILLDARLVLIDEALTYIPLREKRGFYTMLEAFKRNGGSILVVTHKISEALEVADRIAVLKRGSLAGILSREEASVERIRKLMFNGGSIEAAGSDSTPSSVQSEQCISVENLTVVDRHGRTVVRNASLAVRRGEIAGIAGVSGSGQRELLRAIVGLEQAVEGRVVIDRLDVTNKGVGVVRRLGVGYIPDSPLRDGASLDNTILENIAVLFQKDSLRVKWDQARRLAARILEKYNVLASSVDVPLKTLSGGNIMKVIIGRELEYSRCALIAYNPTRALDEASAILVRRAIKEKARSRGVGVLLASEDLDELLQLSDTVYVMNTGVLYGPFNKESIDRNLIEHLMVS